GAAAAGTTTGACTTTCCAGGTATGAAATTCGCTAGCTTCGTAAGTCTGTCTATAATGACCCATATCACAGTGAAACCTTTAACTGTCCGAGGCAACCCCacgatgaagtccatagacacatgcttccacttccattctggtacaTTTAATGGTTGTAACAAGCCTGCTGGCATCTGCCTCGGGGCTTTCACCTGCTAGCACACTAAACACTTACTGACGAACTCCGCAAcctctcttttcatatcattccaccAATAGTAACGCTTCAGATCctgatacatcttggtgctaccGAGGTGGATTGAGAATAGGGAACTATGAGCCTCTGACAACAACTTATCCTTAACGTCACTAATCGCCGGCACGCACAGACGCCCTTGATAAAGGAGGCCACCTTCTGCTGACACTGAGAATTCGCTATCCTGGCCTGACGCCACTCTACGAACTCTCTCCTCCAAATAAGGGTCGTCTCGCTGCGCATCAATAATCTTCTGCCTTAGGCTTGGTTGCATCGACAACNNNNNNNNNNNNNNNNNNNNNNNNNNNNNNNNNNNNNNNNNNNNNNNNNNNNNNNNNNNNNNNNNNNNNNNNNNNNNNNNNNNNNNNNNNNNNNNNNNNNNNNNNNNNNNNNNNNNNNNNNNNNNNNNNNNNNNNNNNNNNNNNNNNNNNNNNNNNNNNNNNNNNNNNNNNNNNNNNNNNNNNNNNNNNNNNNNNNNNNNNNNNNNNNNNNNNNNNNNNNNNNNNNNNNNNNNNNNNNNNNNNNNNNNNNNNNNNNNNNNNNNNNNNNNNNNNNNNNNNNNNNNNNNNNNNNNNNNNNNNNNNNNNNNNNNNNNNNNNNNNNNNNNNNNNNNNNNNNNNNNNNNNNNNNNNNNNNNNNNNNNNNNNNNNNNNNNNNNNNNNNNNNNNNNNNNNNNNNNNNNNNNNNNNNNNNNNNNNNNNNNNNNNNNNNNNNNNNNNNNNNNNNNNNNNNNNNNNNNNNNNNNNNNNNNNNNNNNNNNNNNNNNNNNNNNNNNNNNNNNNNNNNNNNNNNNNNNNNTGTTCGTGCTTCTTCAGCTGACGTGAAGCGTAAGCAACTACTCTACCCTACTGCATCAATATGCATCCCAACCCCTTCTTGAATGCATCActaaaaatgacaaaaccacCTGATCCGTCCGGTACTGTAAGAGCTGGGGCCGAAACCAGCCTCTGCTTGAGGTCCTGGAAACTGTTTTCATAAGCCTCATTCCAAACAAATGTTGTCCCCTTCCGGGTCAACTGAGTTAATGGGGCGGTTAT
This genomic window from Benincasa hispida cultivar B227 chromosome 4, ASM972705v1, whole genome shotgun sequence contains:
- the LOC120076074 gene encoding uncharacterized protein LOC120076074; its protein translation is MQPSLRQKIIDAQRDDPYLEERVRRVASGQDSEFSVSAEGGLLYQGRLCVPAISDVKDKLLSEAHSSLFSIHLGSTKMYQDLKRYYWWNDMKREVAEFVIKGFTVIWVIIDRLTKLANFIPGKSNFSVNKWAQIYMKEVVRLHGVPMSIVSDRDPRFTSNF